The proteins below come from a single Salinilacihabitans rarus genomic window:
- a CDS encoding winged helix-turn-helix domain-containing protein yields the protein MVRDPIASKSDPSAEEICSALDDPDCREIIRHLDEPMTASELTNRCDIPQSTLYRKLELLTESTLIEESTEIRRDGHHASKYSIAFEEVTISLDEDRSLSATIDRPARTADQRLADLWSEVRKET from the coding sequence ATGGTCCGGGACCCGATCGCTTCGAAGTCGGATCCGTCGGCCGAGGAGATCTGCTCCGCGCTCGACGATCCCGACTGTCGGGAGATCATCCGGCATCTGGACGAACCAATGACGGCTTCCGAGCTCACCAACCGGTGTGATATCCCTCAATCGACGCTGTACAGGAAACTCGAGCTGCTCACCGAGTCGACGCTCATCGAGGAGTCGACCGAGATCCGGCGGGACGGCCACCACGCGAGCAAGTACTCGATCGCGTTCGAGGAGGTGACGATCTCCCTCGACGAGGACCGGTCCCTCTCGGCGACGATCGATCGCCCCGCCCGGACGGCCGATCAGCGCCTCGCCGACCTCTGGTCGGAGGTGAGAAAGGAGACATGA
- a CDS encoding YHS domain-containing protein — MVTDPVCGRAVTPQDTEIRSLKGGETYSFCSIDCRERFEENTERTCRDRTGTVWAPRTRRHRCR; from the coding sequence ATGGTCACCGACCCAGTTTGCGGGCGCGCCGTCACCCCGCAAGACACCGAGATTCGGTCGCTGAAAGGCGGCGAGACGTACTCCTTCTGCTCGATCGACTGCCGCGAGCGCTTCGAGGAGAACACCGAACGTACCTGTCGTGACCGAACCGGCACCGTGTGGGCGCCCCGGACGCGGCGACACCGATGCCGATAA